Proteins co-encoded in one Theileria equi strain WA chromosome 3, complete sequence genomic window:
- a CDS encoding hypothetical protein (encoded by transcript BEWA_001630A), whose amino-acid sequence MTQMSTMTETEESRTDQKVASFMAAFALSQLPRLAVSAGKFSAVRFRISSGYIPLFLNQMIISYRIAALLGTMVMNGLLLGSPTFKDRLNIVSSICTSLMSLCYAVTLVTFYTGGDEGYITAYYWGIVLTSFMYGCSVVSVTTLASSEIAGYLAAIPAASIVSSSYHLSFVKLGNKYRLQNINYWVVVWQIITAICLAVIAAGIWIPAYGSSQTNKSSTSNDDFWTGLSLSGSPLLLAAFGYGLQYAFYPAIAPYKLAGIQKGFYISLILLYTGAIPPAILLYLKEAKKGPGRKWDGVNILWHWSWLFFVLEVTCAYIFTIILHYPDGFIARTLRHSTVLLTLVIVLYDMCVHTTRGIGSNGASRQTTKNDGKSKNQQMATLNTLLYSIMQLVCAFMGNGYLKTYRQAEKDLDNWPTAHYGFLKSLGYWCGCSTKCACKNLLTAFTTDVRGSIVEKREFLYVVYADEVDNIRKPPKTKDPTVMKIVHGI is encoded by the coding sequence ATGACACAGATGAGCACAATGACAGAGACGGAGGAAAGCCGTACTGACCAAAAGGTGGCATCCTTTATGGCTGCCTTTGCCTTATCCCAGTTACCTCGTTTAGCAGTTTCAGCTGGTAAGTTTTCTGCTGTAAGGTTCAGGATCAGTTCTGGTTACATTCCTCTCTTCCTTAATCAGATGATTATCTCATATAGAATTGCTGCTTTACTTGGGACAATGGTGATGAACGGGTTACTTTTGGGTTCACCTACATTTAAGGATCGTCTGAACATTGTATCTTCCATATGCACCTCTCTGATGTCCCTTTGTTACGCTGTAACGTTGGTGACGTTCTACACTGGAGGGGACGAAGGATACATTACGGCTTATTACTGGGGTATTGTATTGACATCATTCATGTACGGTTGTAGTGTTGTCTCTGTAACAACCTTGGCGTCGAGTGAAATCGCAGGATATTTGGCGGCTATACCAGCGGCATCTATAGTCTCTTCTTCTTATCACCTCTCATTTGTCAAGCTTGGGAACAAATATAGACttcaaaatataaactacTGGGTAGTAGTATGGCAAATTATCACTGCGATTTGTCTAGCAGTAATTGCAGCAGGAATTTGGATACCTGCGTACGGCAGTAGCCAGACTAATAAAAGTAGTACTagtaatgatgattttTGGACTGGTTTGAGCCTGTCTGGATCACCACTACTTCTAGCTGCATTCGGTTATGGACTGCAGTATGCCTTTTATCCTGCTATTGCACCTTATAAACTTGCTGGTATTCAAAAAGGTTTTTACATCTCCCTGATATTGCTTTATACTGGAGCAATACCACCTGCCATTTTACTCTATCTAAAGGAGGCAAAGAAGGGTCCTGGCAGGAAATGGGATGGTGTAAATATCCTCTGGCATTGGTCTTGGCTCTTTTTTGTTCTAGAAGTTACATGTGCATACATTTTCACGATTATATTGCACTATCCAGACGGGTTTATAGCCAGAACACTTCGGCATAGTACGGTACTCCTCACACTTGTTATTGTCTTGTATGATATGTGTGTACATACTACGAGGGGTATTGGGTCTAACGGGGCCTCAAGGCAAACAACGAAGAATGACGGTAAGAGTAAGAACCAACAAATGGCTACACTAAACACATTACTTTATTCTATAATGCAGTTGGTATGCGCTTTTATGGGTAATGGTTATCTCAAGACGTACAGACAGGCAGAGAAGGATCTAGACAACTGGCCTACTGCTCACTATGGCTTTTTGAAATCGCTTGGCTACTGGTGCGGCTGCTCTACAAAGtgtgcatgcaaaaatCTTCTGACAGCCTTCACCACAGACGTCAGAGGATCTATTGTTGAAAAGAGGGAATTTCTCTATGTCGTATATGCTGATGAAGTGGATAATATTAGAAAGCCTCCCAAGACAAAAGATCCTACAGTCATGAAGATTGTTCATGGTATATAA
- a CDS encoding signal peptide-containing protein (encoded by transcript BEWA_001620A), producing MKVLVVLWTICLIRFCYCGGDDGDLQAQTPPDTTEQASPEPKTSEKPLNPLLSKVDTSLFDALDSVEDHVEVLKLTAKDGTSTNKLTFDGQTVWEAKDPNDSCSVATFYLGPNNDPLAASYRFKRDDKLMEGYRKFADGKWFRVSGVVFKKLIGKDKPTKPVSKFASKVDGSSFDVEEVKEGNIPVLKLTPKDGKFVTQLKYDGKEIWSARTFGPSVSSASLYMDREKPKLAAIKTKDFLGGNESMIYRHYDTNGGVWKSLNKNEFDEKLKTMMGEYATPVTIDLSNLDETKVTVHAQNNGDFEHKFYLPNDGSNVRCIVNAGTTVWEANESDHRCCFARSYSKGGDTLFVITVRNDTGYADKYFEKVGTEWNEVGREVFGKKINAMVGGLPTSTSTLAPKNTLRSTTAQASVSSNPHPSTSLKLLSSESL from the coding sequence atgaaggttCTAGTTGTACTATGGACAATATGTTTGATAAGATTCTGTTACTGCGGAGGTGATGATGGTGATTTACAAGCACAAACACCCCCTGATACTACTGAACAAGCATCTCCAGAGCCAAAAACATCTGAAAAGCCTTTAAATCCTCTcctttccaaagtagaTACCTCACTCTTTGATGCCTTGGACTCTGTTGAGGACCATGTTGAGGTTCTTAAACTAACAGCCAAAGATGGTACCTCTACTAACAAACTTACCTTTGACGGTCAGACAGTTTGGGAAGCTAAAGACCCGAATGATTCATGTTCAGTAGCTACTTTCTACCTTGGACCGAATAATGACCCACTGGCTGCTTCGTACAGGTTCAAGAGAGATGATAAGCTAATGGAAGGTTATCGTAAATTTGCGGATGGAAAGTGGTTCCGAGTCAGTGGTGTTGTCTTCAAGAAATTGATAGGGAAAGATAAACCTACAAAACCTGTAAGTAAATTCGCTTCCAAGGTGGATGGATCCTCATTTGATGTAGAGGAGGTAAAGGAAGGTAATATTCCAGTTCTTAAGCTCACTcctaaagatggtaaatttGTAACTCAACTAAAgtatgatggaaaggaGATATGGTCCGCTAGAACATTCGGTCCTTCTGTCTCTTCTGCATCACTGTACATGGATAGAGAGAAGCCTAAACTGGCCGCTATAAAAACAAAGGATTTTCTTGGCGGTAATGAATCTATGATCTATAGACACTATGACACTAATGGTGGAGTATGGAAAAGTCTTAATAAAAACGAATTTGATGAGAAGTTAAAGACAATGATGGGAGAATATGCAACGCCAGTTACTATCGACCTTTCTAATCTAGATGAAACTAAAGTAACTGTGCATGCACAGAACAATGGAGATTTTGAGCACAAGTTTTATCTTCCAAATGATGGTAGTAATGTGAGATGTATTGTTAATGCCGGAACTACCGTTTGGGAGGCTAATGAATCTGACCACAGGTGTTGTTTCGCTAGGTCTTATTCCAAGGGAGGTGATACGCTATTTGTCATAACTGTAAGGAATGACACTGGTTACGCCGAtaaatactttgagaaagttggtactgaatggaatgaagtTGGTAGGGAAGTATTTGGTAAGAAGATTAATGCAATGGTTGGAGGACTTCCTACTTCTACTTCCACTCTGGCACCTAAAAATACTCTTAGGAGTACTACAGCTCAAGCTTCAGTCTCTTCTAATCCACATCCTTCTACCTCTCTCAAGCTTCTCAGTAGTGAGTCCTTATGA